Within Puntigrus tetrazona isolate hp1 chromosome 17, ASM1883169v1, whole genome shotgun sequence, the genomic segment TGTTTACAGATTATTCTCATGACCTTCAAGTATGGATTTGGATAAATCAGGCATCATGCCTTTTGTTATATGATGCACCACAGTTGTGATATGAATTTTGTGATAAGggcaaatataaatatgatattaGTTTACATGCAGTAGGGAGAGTTTTGACATTCACAGATCTACCTGTAAAATCGATATACCTCTGGAAGTCTCGGACAAGGTCTGTAGCAGAACCGGTTTACAACCTTTTTAAAAGACGTTTTACAATCGTTTCTTTTATGtagattttgtatttattgtacatATTCTGTTTATAGGTATTTGTGGGATTCTTGGCTTGattgttttgctttcttttattaatcaaatcttGAAAAGTTGTGACCTCATTGTTCATGATCTGTATTTGTTACATTCTTGAATGTGTCCACATTGAATTTGTCTactaggatattaaataaattgccAAGCATGTTTTATGCAGATTGAATGTGTTTTGCATCATTTGCTCCAAGGAGTATAAAATTTGCATGATCCGTATTCACCCTgaattcaaacacaaacactgttggaaataagaaaacttttattttcctcAGAATTTGATGTAAGAGTCCATCAGCTTGCATCACATTTTATGGATGTAagctaaatgatttaaaaatgttcttttttttgccagCTGTCTGAAGGTCTGAagcttttataaatatgcacagatgtCTTTTGGCTTCCATTATTAGACATGGAAAAAATGTATACCGTGCTTTACTGGTAAATTAAGGTgcttacaataaaaatgaacagtacAAAACAGCACTACTTATACCACATTGAAGCTGCGTTAGACCAGTGCTTTCCAAGCAGAGCAGATCAGAGTGAAACATTTTGTCACTGATATCTCCattcatttctgctcatgaacgGCCTGTTACATTCCTGTTGTCCTTCTGTCCTTCttactttcactttttcatGATGGAAGAGATATCCAAGAATACGCTCTGTAAATAAAACGGTAAACAAATTAGGCAcacatatgaaatataacaatattatcaACATCCctcaatatttatgtatattattaacatgtgtaatgtgtattttttttttgatacacAATAAAATTCTCCAAATAATTTtaagtatcttttttttaccagtttAAAATTTAGATGTTATTTGCATCTACTTGCCATTGACATCCGTCGTCCTCCCCCTGGTGGTGGGTTCATGGGAAGATCATTGAGGGAGCCTAGTTCGGACTCTGAACTCCTTGTTGAGGGACATGACGGACTGCCAGAAATGCTGTCTGAGGGCATACGGACCATGAAACTGGCTTTCCTGTTGGGCGGACAGAAGTCGCTCTCGGAGGACTCCACAGTGTCATCCCCCAAGTCTGGCACACGGCTGGGCCTGTGCAGAGCGTTGCGAAGGCAAGCTGGTATTTCCGTATGACCCTCAGGACCCAGATGACCCGAGTTAAAAGGCCTAACATCCCTCTCTGAGCCATTACTGCTCTCTAGATGCTGGTCGCGGTTTTCCCGGTCCTCTAGTAACTCCATGGACCCTTGGGAGTGCAGTTCATGAATCATTCCCTGGCTAGGCTGGCGCATTTGCCGAGGCTGCTGGGTAATGCAGGACACCGGGAGGGTGGCCGCGGCAAAACTGTTGTGCCGCAGCATGTCGCTGCTCGAGCCGAGGTAAGCACTGGTTAAGAACAGTGGAGGGTCCATTTGCCCCTGCGGAATAAAAGTCTTCAACTGCGGGTTTTTGTGGGGCGACATATTCGTCATCACGCACAGCTGCTGAATGGTCGAGTGCTTGGTTTTGCAAAGACTGTCATCCTCGACGAGCTGGAGACCACTTAGagtctgtttaatttttttaacccCCAGGTGGGATATTTCCAAGAGGTTCAGGAACAACGAAACCCCTCCGATGACGATCATAAAAACCATGAAGATGGTCTTCTCCGTCGGCCTGGAGACGTAACAGTCCACGCTGTTTGGGCAAGGCACCCTTTCGCACTTGTACAAAGGATCCAGTCCAATCCCAAATAAGATATACTGCCCTACAATGAACGCCACTTCCACCACTGATCTGGTAAGgatatgaattatatatgtgCGCAGCAAGGAACCCCTCAAAGGAGCCTTCCTAATTTTCTTCTGCTCTTCTAGCTTCCTCAATTCCTTCTCTAACTTCTTGTGCTCCTCCAAGAGGCCTTCTGTCTCTTCCAGCTCGGCTTTTAGCTGGATTTTCCTCCTGTGCCGTTCTTTCTCCAAAGCCCTCAGTCGGTACAGAGCATGTCCCATGTACACCAGTGAGGCGAGGAAGCGAAAATGATCTGCAGTACCCAAAAACGAATGAGCGATATTGGGAACGCTTGGTCGTAGCAAACGTTTTTGCATCCCGGCTGGTCCGTGTTGCAGACGAACTCACTTTGCTCATCCACCCAAACGTCCTCGGCTGCCACGCCGAGAACCAGCATCCGGAAAATGAACAGGATGGTCAGCCAGATTTTACCCACGATTGTGGAGTGAATATGAACCTCCTCTAAAATGCTCCCCAACAAGTTCCAGTCCCCCATCTTCACCGCCACATGTCCGTGCTTAGTTTTAAGACAAAGAAATAGGAGTTTATCCTTCCGTTCAAGTAGGTTTATTCTTTAGATTTATGTACTCATGCATCAGCCATCATGCATTAagatttttgcatgcattcacaaacaaaaaaaagccataaaatTAGAAAGTCGTGTGCATGGAACAACAAACTTGATTCTGTTGTTCAAGTTggaatattctttatttttctgcattcatGCATTAGCTAACATGCATGAGGCTTTTTGCATGCATTCGAACAAAAAAGCTAATTCCAAGTTTAGAAAGTCATGCACAATTAATTCCCAAGTAATTCTGACACAAATTGTAggttataaacaaacaaaaatgccaaTAAAATCTTTATCTacaaaatcaaactaaaatcGACTTACATTTCAGTGGGATTTGCTGTCTAGTTTCCTTGGAATATAAACAAGCATGTTTTCCCCGATGAGGAAAATCATTCCTTCATTTTACAGCCATGGAGTTCACACATTAAAGCGCAGCCAGTCTCTCTGCATAATGTTGGGCTACAGTGAATGTTCCCCACAGTTGTTGCACGCAGCGAGTTCACAGGATGTAGAAATTGATCAGAAACTGACGGGACAATGCCCCATGGCAGATCTTATCAAGCAATTGCTGAAAACAGCACCCCCACACGCATAAAAAGTTGCCCACAATGCCAACCAACCAAATGTCCCTCATGCAGTCAATACAATATTCTGCCACACAAAATTTCACGATATTGCTCTCCagtaagctgttttttttaaagcaaacacagTACTACCATGTTGATTTGAACAAGAAAATGGGTTTCAGACTTTTGCAAGCAAGCATATCCATCCTATTGAACCGTTCATCTTTTGTGTAATCTTTGATTCTGGTAAATTCAAGCCCAGTTTCATAGCGAACCACATTGTCTGTTAGATGGagttttttaaagcatgtgcaCCTGGACCTAGAACAAAACGATGCATGTGGAATTTATCAACTCTATTTCACCGTTTTCCTTTGTGCTTCTCTTTGAGTTTGTGCCAAAGCTTTCCATGTTGTTTACGTTTGCGAGCACTCAATGTCAAATGAAAGACCTTGCACTCGATTGCATCAGGCCCCCCCTCCTAAACTCAATCCATCAATACTGCAGTGATTTGTTTAGCATGTTCTTTTTTCTAGTTTAATGTGGCACAAATctcattaaaagcatatttgcACAATATTGTGCATTTACCCTATAAATCCAATagcaattgatttaaaaaaaaaaagatgcttttatattaaaacaatggGGGGAACGAGGCAAGCCGTGATCCACCAATCAGCACATGCACGTGATTTCATTATCCTGATTCGTCCCTGCACGAACCTTTCAGGCACTGCACAACTGGATCATCTCGCCGATCACACTACATGCTTCATAAAATGACCAGCCTTCCCTCAGGGCCTTTAATTAGCTTTCCATCACATGCTGACAGAGTCAATGGGAGATTGATTTGATTTTCCCTTGCAGAAGCTTGAACTGCAAATGCCAGAAGTCACATCAGGGACGTCGCATTACATAATGAGTTCATACGGTACCAAACGAATGGCAGAAAACCATCTATTGGTCTTCATTCTCTGGAATTTCATTGTATATAATAGCCTTGATTAGGGCCAAAATGTGCACATTTTGTAAGGTATTGCAACAAGGGAAAATTGAAAGTGCAAAAACAGTCATAACCTATTAAGTCATAAAATATCCCAAAATAAACCATGTCAGTTTTAGACCATTCTGAAGGGGATTGTTTTGCAGTAATAAGTGGCTTTACTGTATTATCACACTTATTATGTGCCTGCTCACCaagtaaatacatgtacattaaatactgattttaatttaaattaatcactGTAGTTATACAAGAGGCAAAGctattacagtgtaaaatacTGACTGGCAGGCACAATGCTCTGAAGTATGCTAAGCTATTCTGTCAGGTGTGAGTATATAAATGTCACAGGACTTTCCTGAAAATATGGCTGCGAGTTCTCAAAATCTAGCAAAAAAATCTAGTTACAAATCTATTTGTAactctaaaaaaaattgtagagttacaaatagcacgagggaggtttatcttcaatgctagaggttatttaaaaatttttttttttacatttttgctgtcacaccacaATACAgacaaaatcacatttttacaatatgtgTGTACACAGCATGTGTACATAGCATGGAGACCTTGTTTAAATATGAGTTTGGTTCATAGGTTCATCACATGGTCatattccatccatccatccatcatgcTTATCCGGGACCGGGTTGCAGGGCAGCAGTCTAAGACTTCCCTCTCTCCAGACACATCCTACAGCTCTTCCAGGAAACACAGAGACTTTCCCAG encodes:
- the gja10a gene encoding LOW QUALITY PROTEIN: gap junction protein alpha 10 a (The sequence of the model RefSeq protein was modified relative to this genomic sequence to represent the inferred CDS: inserted 1 base in 1 codon), which codes for MGDWNLLGSILEEVHIHSTIVGKIWLTILFIFRMLVLGVAAEDVWVDEQSEFVCNTDQPGCKNVCYDQAFPISLIRFWVLQIIFASSPXLVYMGHALYRLRALEKERHRRKIQLKAELEETEGLLEEHKKLEKELRKLEEQKKIRKAPLRGSLLRTYIIHILTRSVVEVAFIVGQYILFGIGLDPLYKCERVPCPNSVDCYVSRPTEKTIFMVFMIVIGGVSLFLNLLEISHLGVKKIKQTLSGLQLVEDDSLCKTKHSTIQQLCVMTNMSPHKNPQLKTFIPQGQMDPPLFLTSAYLGSSSDMLRHNSFAAATLPVSCITQQPRQMRQPSQGMIHELHSQGSMELLEDRENRDQHLESSNGSERDVRPFNSGHLGPEGHTEIPACLRNALHRPSRVPDLGDDTVESSESDFCPPNRKASFMVRMPSDSISGSPSCPSTRSSESELGSLNDLPMNPPPGGGRRMSMSVFLDISSIMKK